A DNA window from Molothrus aeneus isolate 106 unplaced genomic scaffold, BPBGC_Maene_1.0 scaffold_271, whole genome shotgun sequence contains the following coding sequences:
- the ALDOA gene encoding fructose-bisphosphate aldolase A, with translation MSPPVPALTPEQKKELAAIAQRIVAPGKGILAADESTGSIAKRLSSVGAENTEENRRWYRQLLFTADKRVEPCIGGVILFHETMYQKADDGRPFPQVIRDKGALVGIKVDKGVVPLAGTNGETTTQGLDGLMERCAQYKKDGADFAKWRCVLKITPHTPTRLAVMENANVLARYASICQQNGIVPIVEPEILPDGDHDLKTCQYVTEKVLAAVYKALSDHHVYLEGTLLKPNMVTAGHACATKYSPEEIAMATVTALRRTVPPAVPGITFLSGGQSEEEASINLNAINRCPLPRPWALTFSYGRALQASALKAWGGKKDNTKAAQEEYVKRALANSLACQGKYTPSGTAGAAASESLFVSNHAY, from the exons ATGTCCCCTCCCGTGCCCGCCCTCACCCCCGAGCAGAAGAAGGAGCTGGCGGCCATCGCCCAGCGCATCGTGGCACCCGGCAAGGGCATCCTGGCTGCCGATGAGTCCACTG GCAGCATCGCCAAGCGGCTGAGCTCGGTGGGCGCCGAGAACACGGAGGAGAACCGGCGCTGGTACCGGCAGCTGCTGTTCACGGCCGACAAGCGCGTGGAGCCGTGCATCGGCGGCGTCATCCTGTTCCACGAGACCATGTACCAGAAAGCCGACGACGGGCGCCCCTTCCCGCAGGTCATCCGGGACAAGGGCGCCCTGGTGGGCATCAAG GTGGACAAGGGCGTGGTGCCCCTGGCTGGCACCAACGGCGAGACCACGACCCAGG ggctggacgGCCTCATGGAGCGCTGTGCCCAGTACAAGAAGGACGGCGCTGACTTTGCCAAGTGGCGCTGCGTGCTGAAGATCACGCCGCACACGCCCACGCGCCTCGCCGTCATGGAGAACGCCAACGTCCTGGCGCGCTACGCCAGCATCTGCCAGCAG aaCGGCATCGTCCCCATCGTGGAGCCCGAGATCCTCCCGGACGGTGACCACGACCTCAAGACGTGCCAGTACGTCACCGAGAAG gtcctggcagccGTGTACAAGGCGCTCAGTGACCACCACGTGTACCTGGAGGGGACGCTGCTGAAGCCCAACATGGTGACAGCCGGACACGCCTGTGCCACCAAGTACAGCCCCGAGGAGATCGCCATGGCAACGGTGACAGCGCTGCGCAGGACGGTGCCACCCGCCGTGCCAG GGATCACGTTCCTGTCGGGGGGTCAGAGCGAGGAGGAGGCCTCCATCAACCTCAACGCCATCAATCGCTGTCCCCTGCCCCGGCCCTGGGCCCTGACCTTCTCCTACGGCCGCGCCCTCCAGGCCTCGGCCCTCAAGGCCTGGGGTGGCAAGAAGGACAACACCAAGGCGGCCCAGGAGGAGTACGTCAAGAGAGCCCTG